The sequence ACCGTTGCCGCCAATCTCTGCAACCAGTTCGAACTGCCGGTGCTTTTCTATGTGCTGTGCCTGACGCTCCACGTCACCAACGGCGTCAACTATCTGACCTTGGCGCTGATGTGGATTTTCGTCGCCTCGCGCTATTTCCACGCCTGGGTGCACCTGACCAGCAACAATCTGCGATTGCGCAGCCGCACTTTCTTCGCAGGCGCGGCCGTGCTGGCGCTGGCCTGGATTTGGTTCGCGCTGCACCTGCTGGGAGCGGTCTGAGCAGAGCAGTTCTTCCTTCTCCCACGAGGGGAGAAGGAAGAAGCTACAAATCGAACACCGCTATTTTTCGCTTGTCGAATTTTATCCCGATCTCGCCGCGCACCAGCTTCAGTGCCGCCTCGCCGAAGACGGCGCGCCGCCATCCCTGCAGCGCCGGCACATCGGCATCCTCGCCCCCGGCCGCGATGCGGTCGATGTCGTCGCTGGAAGCCAGCACCTTCGAGGCTACGCCTTGCTTTTCGGCGACGATCCGCAGCAGCACTTTCAACAGTTCCGCCGCGGCACTTGAGCCTTCCGGTGGCTGGAAATTCTTCGGCAGTTTCGGCATCTGCTCCTTGGGCAGGGCAAGTGCGGCATTGACCGCTCCAAGCAGGGCCGTCGCCGTCGAGGAGCGCTCCCAGCCTTTCGGCGTGGTGCGCAGCTTGCCAAGGGCGGCCGCATCGCGCGGTGCCTGCTGCGCCACCTCGTAGATCGCATCGTCCTTGAGTACGCGGCCGCGCGGCACGTCGCGTTCCCTGGCCTCGCGCTCGCGCCATGCCGCAACGGCCTGCACGATCGCCAGTTCCTGCGGCTTGCGCAGCCGCATCTTCAGCCGCTTCCAGGCGTCCTCCGGGTGCGGATCGTAGGTCTCGCGCGAGGTCAGGACGTCCATCTCTTCGTTCAGCCAGTGGGCGCGGTTTTCCCGCTCCAGTTCGGCGCTGAGGTGCTGATAGACCTCGATCAGATGGGTAACGTCGGCCAGCGCATAGTCGAGCTGCTTGTCGGACAGCGGCCGGTGGCGCCAGTCGGTGAAGCGCGAAGACTTGTCGAGCCGCGCCCCGGTGATGCGCTGCACGAGCTGGTCGTAGGAAACGCTGTCGCCGAAGCCGCAAACCATTGCCGCGACCTGCGTATCGAACACCGGATGCGGAACGAGATCGCCGAGATGGACGATGATTTCGATGTCCTGCCGGGCGGCATGGAAGACTTTCACCACCGCCTCATTGGCCATCAGCCTGAAGAAGGGCGCCAGGTTGATGTCGGGCGACAGCGGATCGATCAGCGCGGTGACGCCAGGCGCCGCCATCTGGATCAGGCACAGGATTGGCCAGAAGGTCGTTTCGCGGATGAACTCGGTGTCGACGGTGACGAAATCCGACTTTTCGAAAGCGGCGAGAACGGTCTCGAGTTCTTTCTGGGTGGTGATGACGTGCATCAAATCGCTTTTGGCAGGAGTAAGGTCTTCCTAGATTTCAGCCGGGAAGGCTTTCGTCAAGCTTTGGCGCCTCCATCATCAGCTTCCCGGGTCATCGGAATCGCCATTCCGCCTGGCCAGCCGCGCGAAAATGGTCGAAGTGCGCAACAGTGCGGTGAAGCGGCTGCGCTTGCCCACGGGCACGCCGGACCGCGCCTGCATGCGGTAGAGGATGACGGCGATGAAGATCGCGTAGACGGTGGCACTGAACACGAACAGCGAGCTCGGCCCGAAATGCTGCATCGCGGTGGAGGCGGCGAAAGGGCCACCGATGGCGCCGAAAGAGTAGAACAGCATCAGCGCCGCATTGATCAGCACGAACTCGCCCGTGTCGGCGCGGTCGTTGGAATGCGCCGCCGACAGTGAATAGAGCGGCATGGCGAAACAGCCGAAGATGAAGATGATGATGAAGTTGAGCAGCGGATTGCTGCCGGCGATGAACACCAGCGCCAAGGCTGAAAGCATCGCGCAGCAGGTCGTCATCAACAGCACCCGGCGCCGGTCCCAGCGGTCGGAGAGGTAGCCGAGCGGATACTGGATAATGGCGCCGCCAAAGATGCCGACGCTGACGAAGGTGACGACATCGGCGACCGACATGCCGATCTGTTCGGCATAGACCGGCGACAGCGTGCGAAAGGCGCTGTTGGTGACGCCGACGGCAATGCAGCCGAAGCAGCCGAGCGGGGAAATGCGCCAGACGCGTGCCAGGTCGAGCTTGACCTCCTCCGGCGGTGTCGGGTTGGAGCGGTCGCCGAGCGAAACCGGCACCAGCGACAGCGTGATCATGATCGACATGATGGCGAAGATGGTGAAGCCGCCGGCGCCGAAGACAGGGATCAGGAACTGGGCTGATGTCACCGAGCCGGTATCGACCATCCGGTAGATCGCCAGCACGCGGGCGCGATCCTTGTTGGTGACACCGGAATTCAGCCAGCTTTCGACGATGGTGAACAGCCCGGCGAAACAGAAGCCGCCGGCAAAGCGCACCGCGCACCACATCACCGGATCGAGCACCAGAACCAAAAGCAGAGTGCCGACCGAGGCGATCGCGGCAAGTGCCGAAAACGCCCTGATATGGCCGACCGCCTTCATGATGCGGGTGATGGCCAGGCAGCCGAGCAGGAAGCCGGCGAAATAGAACGTGCCCATCAGGCCGATGTCGGAAGCGGGAAACCCCTCCTGCGCGCCGCGCAGCGCGATCAGCGTGCCCTGCAGCCCATTACCGCCGAGCAGGATGCCTGCGGCGAGAAGGAGCGGGATCAGCGGGCGGATGGACGACATGAAGAAGCAATCACGGATCGGTGATCCCTTCTTGAACCATCGCTTTGGTCAATGCCAGCGCAATTCCCCGTGCCAACAGGGATGATCGGTGTATCCGCCTGAATTTGGATCAGGAAAGCCGGCGCCAGAGCCTCTGATGTCTTGAGCCGAACCCCGCTCCTGATGCGATCGCTATTCCGGCGAGGACCGCGATGAGCCCGATAATCAGCTTCGCGCTCACCTGCTCGCCCAGGAAGACGACACCGAAGATCGATGCGGTGACCGGATTGACCGCAACGGAGACGGCAACCAGTGTCGGCGCCGCGCGTCCAAGCGCAAATCCCCACAGGAAGAAAATCAAGGCGCCGCAGATTATGGCCAGATAACCGGCCGCGATCCACTGTGGGGTGCCAAGCGTGGCAAGCCGTGCGAACCCTCCGCTCGACGCCACCAGGGCCGACAGGCAGACCGCACCCACGCCCATGCCAAACGCCACGAACGGGATCGGCGCTGTGCGAGAAAGAAAGGGTCGCGACCAGACATTGTAGAGCGCCATGCAGCATGCGGCGGCGACCATGAGCAGGTCTCCACGCCATGCACCCGGGGGAGCGGTCGCCAGGCTGGTGCCGAGTGAGATGGTCACCCCGGCCATGGCGATCAGGTGGTCGATCACCTCGCACAGCGCCTGCGGCTATCGGCCCTGGGTTCATAGGGATTCGCCAGCCTTCAAGGTCGCCGAGAGCGCTCAGGCCGAGCTTCGCAGCATGAGTTCGGCGTTGAGCAGGATGCGCCCGCTGGCTGGTTTGGCCGAGGATTCTTCATCCAGCCTCTCCAGCAGAAGTTCGATGGCCAGGCGGCCGATCTCATTGTAGTTTTGCGCAACGGTCGTGATCGGCGGGCAGGCGTAGCGCGACAGCGGATGGTCGTCGTGTCCCGCGACCCGCAAATCGCAGTCCGGGCCGTGGCCCACCTTCAGGCCCAGATGATAGGCGGCCGCGATGACGCCGAAGGCGACACGGTCATTGGCGCAAAGCACTGTCTTGGTGGCAAAGCCCTCCGCCTTCAGGATGCGAAGCGCTTCGTCGTAGCCGAACTTCTCGAAATCCCATGACCGCGCATCAGTGACGGGCACGATTTCAGGTATCATCTTGAACTGCTGCATGGCCTCGACATAGGCGTCCTGTCTGGCCGAGGCGTTGTTGTTGACCAACGGCATGGCGAAGTAGCAGGGCGGCTCGCCGGACCGGCAGAGATAGTCGACGATCAGCCTGAAACTCTGCCTGTTGTCGGTGCCAACGAACGAGGAGGTCTCGTCAAGCGGCGAGTCGACATAGATCAGCGGGATGCTTGATCCGAGTTCCGCGAGTATCCGGTGATGGGATTGCACGCCGAGCGGCGCGATGATGGCACCGGCAATGTTCATCGACCTGAATGTCTGGATCGCCTGGTCCTCCATCTCGGCGTGCCCGTCGGAGGACAGCACAAATGCCAGGAAACCGGCTTCATTGGCGATCGTTTCGATGCGGCGCGTCAGCGCCATGTAGAACGGATCCGTCGAATTCGGAATGATGACGCCGAGAATGTTGCTGCGGCGGCGGTTGAGATTGACGGCGAACATGCTCGGCCGGAAGCCGGACTTCTTTTGCGCGGCCTCGATCACGGTTCGAGTGTTTTTCCGCACCGAGCCGGGATCGTTGAAATATTTGGAAACGGTGGTGCGAGACAGGCCGACAAAGGCTGAGAAGTCCTCCATCGTCCTTATCGTCTTTACCATCCGTGGGCTCCTTCTTCGAACTGCTGTCGTCACTGTCTACTTGAGTCACCTTTTCGCGGAAAGGAGGAGGGATGTGCTTTCCAAATGAGGAATCTGCCTGTGGCCCCGGGCGCGGCTGCACTCTTTGAAATTACGACTCCGCTGAAAACTGTACTTTCATCGTCGCCGGGTCGCCGCTGCTTTTGCCGAAGAACGGCAGCAGTTCGGAAAGCGGCAGCTGGTGGCTGACAAGCCGTGCCATCGTGCCGTCGTCGCGTTTGAGGATGTCGAGCGCCTGGGGGATGTTGCGGTTCAGCGAATGCGACCCCGCCAGTCTGATCTGCCGGCGGAAAATCTCGAACGGGGCGACCGAGATCCTGGCATCGGGCGCGCAGACGCCGAAGACCAGTGCCGTGCCGCCATCGGCGGTGAAGCCGATCATGCCTTCGACCACCTTGGCGACACCGGTGGCATCGGCGACGAAATCGAAGCCGCGTGCCCTTGCGGCGAGTCCCCGCGATCCGGACACCAGCGGTTCCAGCCCGAGAGCCTCGGCGAAGACAAGCCGCTGTTCGCTGATGTCGGCGACCGCCACGCTTCCCACCCCTTTGGCCTTGAGTGACAGCGCCATAAGCAGGCCGATCGGCCCGGCGCCGAAGACCAGCGCATTGCCAGGTACGGTCATGCCGGCCTCGACGCCTGCGGCACCCAGGCCGTTCAGCACGCAGGCGAGCGGTTCGGCAAGTGCCGCCGTATCGAAGGCGAGGTCGCCGATGCCGTGCAGATGATCGACGGCCACGAGGCTGAACTCGGCGAAGCCGCCATTCTCGGTCACGCCATAGGCTTTCAGGGAGGCGCAAAGATTGGTCAGGCCCTTCCGGCAGGCGGGGCAATGGCCGCAGGGTATGTTGGGATCGATGGCGACCCGGTCGCCGGGCTTGACCGTCGCGACATCGTCGGCGACCGCCTCGACGGTGCCGGCATATTCATGACCGGGAACCAGCGGAAACGCGCCCACGCCGTAGCGGCCATGCAGCACCTCGATGTCGGTGTGGCAAAGCCCGGCCGCGCGGACCCGCACCAAGGCGTGGCCGGCTTTGATGCTGGGCATTTCAAGGTCCGCCATGCCGGCGACGCCGGCCGCGGCAAATCGTATGGCCTTCATGTCAGTCTCCTTGACCTTACGCAACGAGCTTCAGCTCATCCAGTTGCCGCCGTCGACATTATAGGTCTGCGCCAGGATGTAGTCGCTGTCGGACGAGGCGAGGAACACGGCGAGCCCTGCAATATCCTCAGGGGTCGCGAAACGGCCGATCGGGACGGACTTTGCCACCGCCGCCTTCTTCTCGCCCGGCTTCAGGCCTTCCCAGCGGGCAAAGTGGGCGTCGACGACATCCCAGTGCTCGCCGTCGACGACGCCGGGCGCGATGGCGTTGACGTTGATGCCGTGCTTGACGAGCGCCAGCGCCGCAGACTGCGTCGCCGAGATGATCGCTGCCTTGGAGGCGCAGTATAGCAGCACCAGCGCCTCGCCGCGGCGGCCGGCCTGGCTGGCCATATTGATGATCTTGCCGCCGCGCCGCGTTTGATCATCAGATTGGCCACCGCCTTCATCATGAACAGCGGTCCCTTGAGATTGATGTCGAAGACCCTGTCGTAGCTTGCTTCGGTGATATCGGTGATCGGCGCCATGTCGAAGATGGCCGCATTGTTGACGAGGATGTCGATTCCGCCGGACGCTTGGTCGACCTCCGCCGCCACCCTTTCGATCGCATCGAGGTCGGTGATATCGAGCTTGACGGCGCTGGCCGCCGGACCGATCGCGGTGGCCGCCCGCGTGGCGCGCTCGATGTCGATATCGGCGATCACAACCTTGGCGCCTTCGCGCGCATAGGCTTGCGCGAAGCCGAGGCCAATGCCGCGCGCGCCACCGGTGATCAGGGCCGTCTTGCTCTTCAGTTTCATATCCAGTTCCAGCCTTTCCTGACTGTTCGAAAACGGTGTCGTTGCGGCCAGCCGGCGTCCGGCGCATGGCTGGCGCTTTTCGCAATTCCGGGCGCAAGCCGTCAGGCTCTTTTGCCCTGATTGCCGCGAGGAACGCACGGACCTGCCGATTGCTCACGCAATTCCTATGGGAAAACCGCCAGGCGCTTTTCCGGGAATTGCTTCAGCGGATCCGTGCATCCTCCCGGCCCGCTGCAACGGGAGGTATGACAGGCCGGGATCGCCAGGGGCGGCGCACGTTCCGCCCCTGGTTGTTTGGGTTCGAGCCCGCTTATTTGATGTAGCCCGCCTCCGTCATCGTCCGCTCCACCTCGGTCTGGGCACCGTTGAGCACGTCGTCGACCGACTTCTGGCCGGTCACCGCGGCGGCAATCGCCTGACCGACCTCGGTGCCGATGCCCTGGAATTCAGGGATGGCGACGAACTGGATGCCGGTATAGGGAACCGGATCCTTGGTCTGCTTGGTCGGATCGGCGGATTCGATCGCGGCAAGCACCGTCGTGGCGAAGGGCGCGGCCTTCTGGTAGTCCGGGCTGGCATAGGTGGACTTGCGGGTTCCCGGAGGTGCCGCGACCCAGCCTTCGGTCTCACCGACGCGCTGGACATAGGCCTTCGACGTTGCCCACTTGACGAAGGATTTTGCTGCATCCGCCTTCTTCGTCGAGGCCGGGATGGCGAGGCTCCATGCCCAGCCCCAGGCCGAACCGTTCGGCGTGACCGCCACCGGCGCCTTGGCGAAGGCGACCTTGTCGGCGACCTTGCTCTGCTTCGGATCATAGACGCGACCCGCCGCGGACGTGGCATCGATCCACATGGCACAGTGGCCGGAGGAGAACAATGTCTGGTTCTCGTTGAAGCCGTTGGAGCTTATTCCCGGAGGACCATCCTTCTTCATCGTATCGACATACCAGCCGATCGCCTTCTTCCACGCGTCGGAATTGATTTGCGGCTTCCAGTCCATGTCGAACCAGCGGCCGCCGAACGTGTTCACCAGCGTGCCGACAAAGGCCATGTTCTCGCCCCAGCCCGGCTTGCCGCGCAGGCACAGGCCGTATTGTTCCTTCGACTTGTCTGTGAGCTTGTCGGCGAATTCCGTGATCTGGTCATAGGTGGGCTGCTCCGGCATCTTCAGGCCGGCGGCGTCGAACAGATCCTTGCGGTAGAGCGTGAAGGAGCTTTCGGCGTAGAAGGGGACGGCATAGAGCTTGCCGTCGACGGTCAGGCCGCTGCGCACCGGAGCGATCAGGTCGTCATAGTCGTAATCGTCGCCGAGATCGTTGAGCGATGTCAGCCAGCCGCTCTTGCCCCAGATCGGGGTCTCATAGCCACCGATGGTCAGTACGTCGAACTGGCCGCCCTTGGTGGCAATGTCGGTGGTGACCCGCTCGCGCAGGACGTTTTCCTCCAGCACTACCCAGTTGACCTTGTTGCCGGTCGCCTTCTCCCATTCCGGTGACAGCTTCTGCATGATGATCATGTCGCCATTGTTGACCGTCGCAACCGTGATCTCCTCGGACAGGGCGGCGCTGGCCGCCAGTGCCGAAGCGGCGGCCGACAGGCCAAGAATTCCGATACGCTTACCTCTCAGCATTTCGTCTCCTCCTTTACGAATGCGCATGTGTAAGTGAACATGCGTATACATTTTATTGCGCTACAGGAAAGCCAAGTCAAGCGTACCGTCGCCTGATTCTGGCGTCATGCCTTCGCCCTACGCTTGATGGTTCGCCATCCGGGACAACGAAGAAAGCCGCATGCGCAGTAAAATAAGTGGACGTACGTGCAGTTTCTGTTGACTTCAACCTTGCCGCAATTTACGTCGGCTGCGGACAGGCGCTATCGTGCAGTCGGCGCGCCGTGACCGGCGCGCGGCTGGGGGAGAAGGAATTGCAGGGAATGAACCGCCGAAGGGAGATCGCCTCCGAATCCACGGGGCCGACGATAGTCGCCGGCGAAATCCTGGTCGAGATCATGGCGACGGAGCGGGGTCTGGGCTTCCTCGAGCCGCTGACGCTGATGGGCCCCTATCCGAGCGGGGCACCGGCCATCTTCATCGATCAGGTCGCAAGGCTCGGCGGCGGCGCCGGCCTCATCGGCTGCGTCGGCCGCGACGATTTTGGAACCATCAACCTGGAAAGGCTCCGGCGCGACGGCGTCGACGTCTCGGCCGTGGTCGTCAGCGACCGCTACCCAACGGGAAGCGCGTTCGTGCGCTACAGGCCGGACGGCGGCCGGGACTTCGTCTACAACATCGCCGAATCCGCCGCCGGGCAGATCCGGCTTACCGCCGAGGCGCGCCAACTGGCGGACAAGGCAGGCCATCTGCATGTCATGGGGTCGACCCTGTCCGTATCCGGGCTGAAGGAGATCGTCGCCTATACCGCGAAGGCCGTGCGTGCCCGCGGCGGCTCGACCTCCTTCGATCCGAATGTGCGCAAGGAACTGATCGACGGCGCCGACGGCGCGCAATTCTCCGAGCTGGTCGACGATGCGGATCTGCTGCTGCCTTCCGGCGACGAGCTGCTTGCCGCCGCCGGCGTCGATGACGAACGCCAGGCGGTGACGGCGCTGATCGCCCGGGGCGTCGGCGAGATTGTGCTGAAACGCGGCGCTGCCGGTTCTACCCGTTTCGGCGCCGATGGCAGCAGGATCGACTGTGCCGGCTTCCTGGTGGAAGAAGTCGACCCTACCGGGGCCGGCGACTGTTTCGGCGCGACCTACCTGACCTGCCGGCGCAAGGGGATGGAGCCTGCCAAGGCGCTGTTTTATGCCAATGCCGCCGGCGCCCGCAACGTCACGCGGCGTGGGCCCATGGAGGGCCTTGCCGGCTTCGACGTGCTTGACGATTTCATTGCCGGGACCCAGAGGGCGACATGATGGC is a genomic window of Mesorhizobium huakuii containing:
- a CDS encoding MAPEG family protein, producing the protein MNQTAIFWPVLAQVLLVYIVYVVMGRRRFVAVKSGEAKVGQFKTRSTEPASSVTVAANLCNQFELPVLFYVLCLTLHVTNGVNYLTLALMWIFVASRYFHAWVHLTSNNLRLRSRTFFAGAAVLALAWIWFALHLLGAV
- the rnd gene encoding ribonuclease D, producing MHVITTQKELETVLAAFEKSDFVTVDTEFIRETTFWPILCLIQMAAPGVTALIDPLSPDINLAPFFRLMANEAVVKVFHAARQDIEIIVHLGDLVPHPVFDTQVAAMVCGFGDSVSYDQLVQRITGARLDKSSRFTDWRHRPLSDKQLDYALADVTHLIEVYQHLSAELERENRAHWLNEEMDVLTSRETYDPHPEDAWKRLKMRLRKPQELAIVQAVAAWREREARERDVPRGRVLKDDAIYEVAQQAPRDAAALGKLRTTPKGWERSSTATALLGAVNAALALPKEQMPKLPKNFQPPEGSSAAAELLKVLLRIVAEKQGVASKVLASSDDIDRIAAGGEDADVPALQGWRRAVFGEAALKLVRGEIGIKFDKRKIAVFDL
- a CDS encoding MFS transporter; translated protein: MSSIRPLIPLLLAAGILLGGNGLQGTLIALRGAQEGFPASDIGLMGTFYFAGFLLGCLAITRIMKAVGHIRAFSALAAIASVGTLLLVLVLDPVMWCAVRFAGGFCFAGLFTIVESWLNSGVTNKDRARVLAIYRMVDTGSVTSAQFLIPVFGAGGFTIFAIMSIMITLSLVPVSLGDRSNPTPPEEVKLDLARVWRISPLGCFGCIAVGVTNSAFRTLSPVYAEQIGMSVADVVTFVSVGIFGGAIIQYPLGYLSDRWDRRRVLLMTTCCAMLSALALVFIAGSNPLLNFIIIFIFGCFAMPLYSLSAAHSNDRADTGEFVLINAALMLFYSFGAIGGPFAASTAMQHFGPSSLFVFSATVYAIFIAVILYRMQARSGVPVGKRSRFTALLRTSTIFARLARRNGDSDDPGS
- a CDS encoding DMT family transporter → MIDHLIAMAGVTISLGTSLATAPPGAWRGDLLMVAAACCMALYNVWSRPFLSRTAPIPFVAFGMGVGAVCLSALVASSGGFARLATLGTPQWIAAGYLAIICGALIFFLWGFALGRAAPTLVAVSVAVNPVTASIFGVVFLGEQVSAKLIIGLIAVLAGIAIASGAGFGSRHQRLWRRLS
- a CDS encoding LacI family DNA-binding transcriptional regulator, with translation MEDFSAFVGLSRTTVSKYFNDPGSVRKNTRTVIEAAQKKSGFRPSMFAVNLNRRRSNILGVIIPNSTDPFYMALTRRIETIANEAGFLAFVLSSDGHAEMEDQAIQTFRSMNIAGAIIAPLGVQSHHRILAELGSSIPLIYVDSPLDETSSFVGTDNRQSFRLIVDYLCRSGEPPCYFAMPLVNNNASARQDAYVEAMQQFKMIPEIVPVTDARSWDFEKFGYDEALRILKAEGFATKTVLCANDRVAFGVIAAAYHLGLKVGHGPDCDLRVAGHDDHPLSRYACPPITTVAQNYNEIGRLAIELLLERLDEESSAKPASGRILLNAELMLRSSA
- a CDS encoding zinc-dependent alcohol dehydrogenase family protein; the encoded protein is MKAIRFAAAGVAGMADLEMPSIKAGHALVRVRAAGLCHTDIEVLHGRYGVGAFPLVPGHEYAGTVEAVADDVATVKPGDRVAIDPNIPCGHCPACRKGLTNLCASLKAYGVTENGGFAEFSLVAVDHLHGIGDLAFDTAALAEPLACVLNGLGAAGVEAGMTVPGNALVFGAGPIGLLMALSLKAKGVGSVAVADISEQRLVFAEALGLEPLVSGSRGLAARARGFDFVADATGVAKVVEGMIGFTADGGTALVFGVCAPDARISVAPFEIFRRQIRLAGSHSLNRNIPQALDILKRDDGTMARLVSHQLPLSELLPFFGKSSGDPATMKVQFSAES
- a CDS encoding ABC transporter substrate-binding protein gives rise to the protein MLRGKRIGILGLSAAASALAASAALSEEITVATVNNGDMIIMQKLSPEWEKATGNKVNWVVLEENVLRERVTTDIATKGGQFDVLTIGGYETPIWGKSGWLTSLNDLGDDYDYDDLIAPVRSGLTVDGKLYAVPFYAESSFTLYRKDLFDAAGLKMPEQPTYDQITEFADKLTDKSKEQYGLCLRGKPGWGENMAFVGTLVNTFGGRWFDMDWKPQINSDAWKKAIGWYVDTMKKDGPPGISSNGFNENQTLFSSGHCAMWIDATSAAGRVYDPKQSKVADKVAFAKAPVAVTPNGSAWGWAWSLAIPASTKKADAAKSFVKWATSKAYVQRVGETEGWVAAPPGTRKSTYASPDYQKAAPFATTVLAAIESADPTKQTKDPVPYTGIQFVAIPEFQGIGTEVGQAIAAAVTGQKSVDDVLNGAQTEVERTMTEAGYIK
- a CDS encoding tagatose kinase; this encodes MNRRREIASESTGPTIVAGEILVEIMATERGLGFLEPLTLMGPYPSGAPAIFIDQVARLGGGAGLIGCVGRDDFGTINLERLRRDGVDVSAVVVSDRYPTGSAFVRYRPDGGRDFVYNIAESAAGQIRLTAEARQLADKAGHLHVMGSTLSVSGLKEIVAYTAKAVRARGGSTSFDPNVRKELIDGADGAQFSELVDDADLLLPSGDELLAAAGVDDERQAVTALIARGVGEIVLKRGAAGSTRFGADGSRIDCAGFLVEEVDPTGAGDCFGATYLTCRRKGMEPAKALFYANAAGARNVTRRGPMEGLAGFDVLDDFIAGTQRAT